The Coffea arabica cultivar ET-39 chromosome 4e, Coffea Arabica ET-39 HiFi, whole genome shotgun sequence genome includes a window with the following:
- the LOC113742699 gene encoding serine/threonine-protein kinase AFC2 isoform X1: MEMERMTEFPHTHMDRRPRKRQRLGWDVMPQAPVTIHPQVAPKAQLGLFCGQEVGNVTSYASSRATPDHTSSLFVKGVAGTGSPPWRGDDKDGHYLFELGENLTSRYKIHSKMGEGTFGQVLECWDRERMEMVAVKIVRGIKKYREAAMIEVEVLQQLGKHDKGGNRCVQIRNWFDYRNHICIVFEKLGPSLYDFLRKNNYRSFPIDLVREIGRQLLECVAFMHDLHLIHTDLKPENILLTSPEYIKVPDYRASARSPKDNSYYKRIPKSSAIKVIDFGSTTYDRQDQSYIVSTRHYRAPEVILGLGWSYPCDVWSVGCILVELCSGEALFQTHENLEHLAMMERVLGPLPQHMLKKSDRHAEKYVRRGRLDWPEGATSRDSIKAVNKLPRLQNLIMQHVDHSAGDLIHLLQGLLKYEPMERLTAREALRNPFFTRDYLRRS; encoded by the exons ATGGAGATGGAGCGCATGACGGAATTTCCCCACACCCACATGGATCGGAGGCCGAGGAAACGGCAGCGTTTGGGTTGGGATGTTATGCCTCAAGCTCCAGTTACGATTCATCCTCAGGTGGCTCCTAAG GCTCAGCTAGGGTTGTTTTGTGGACAAGAAGTTGGAAATGTGACAAGCTATGCATCTTCAAGGGCAACCCCAGACCATACTAGTTCCCTGTTTGTTAAGGGTGTGGCTGGAACTGGTTCTCCCCCATGGCGAGGAGATGACAAAGATGGGCATTATTTGTTTGAGCTTGGAGAAAATTTAACTTCGCGCT ATAAAATTCACAGCAAGATGGGCGAAG GCACATTTGGCCAGGTCCTAGAATGCTGGGATAGAGAAAGGATGGAAATGGTTGCCGTTAAAATTGTGCGTGGCATTAAGAAGTATCGGGAAGCTGCCATGATTGAAGTTGAAGTCCTCCAACAACTTGGTAAACATGATAAAGGGGGGAATCG TTGTGTGCAAATACGGAACTGGTTTGACTATCGTAACCATATCTGTATT GTCTTTGAGAAGCTTGGACCAAGCTTATACGATTTTCTTCGGAAAAACAATTACCGGTCATTTCCCATTGATCTTGTCCGAGAGATTGGCAGACAACTATTGGAATGTGTAGCAT TTATGCATGATCTGCACCTTATCCACACTGATTTAAAGCCCGAGAATATTCTTCTTACCTCCCCAGAGTACATTAAAGTTCCTGATTACAGG GCTTCTGCAAGGTCACCAAAAGACAATTCATATTATAAGAGAAttccaaaatcaagtgccatcaaggtgattgattttggcagcACAACTTATGATCGTCAAGATCAGTCGTACATTGTGTCAACTCGTCATTACCGTGCCCCAGAAGTCATTCTAG GGCTTGGATGGAGTTATCCTTGTGATGTATGGAGTGTTGGGTGCATATTGGTTGAGTTATGTTCG GGAGAAGCTCTTTTCCAAACACATGAGAATTTGGAACACCTTGCAATGATGGAGAGGGTACTTGGTCCTCTGCCCCAACATATGCTGAAGAAATCAGA CCGTCATGCTGAAAAATATGTTAGAAGGGGTCGACTTGACTGGCCTGAGGGAGCAACCTCCCGTGATAGTATTAAAGCTGTTAATAAGTTGCCTCGGCTTCAG AATTTAATTATGCAACATGTGGACCATTCGGCTGGGGATTTGATACATCTTCTACAAGGTCTTCTCAAGTATGAGCCGATGGAGAGGCTAACAGCACGTGAGGCCTTGAGGAATCCGTTTTTCACCAGGGATTATCTCAGGAGATCCTGA
- the LOC113742699 gene encoding serine/threonine-protein kinase AFC2 isoform X2 yields MGEGTFGQVLECWDRERMEMVAVKIVRGIKKYREAAMIEVEVLQQLGKHDKGGNRCVQIRNWFDYRNHICIVFEKLGPSLYDFLRKNNYRSFPIDLVREIGRQLLECVAFMHDLHLIHTDLKPENILLTSPEYIKVPDYRASARSPKDNSYYKRIPKSSAIKVIDFGSTTYDRQDQSYIVSTRHYRAPEVILGLGWSYPCDVWSVGCILVELCSGEALFQTHENLEHLAMMERVLGPLPQHMLKKSDRHAEKYVRRGRLDWPEGATSRDSIKAVNKLPRLQNLIMQHVDHSAGDLIHLLQGLLKYEPMERLTAREALRNPFFTRDYLRRS; encoded by the exons ATGGGCGAAG GCACATTTGGCCAGGTCCTAGAATGCTGGGATAGAGAAAGGATGGAAATGGTTGCCGTTAAAATTGTGCGTGGCATTAAGAAGTATCGGGAAGCTGCCATGATTGAAGTTGAAGTCCTCCAACAACTTGGTAAACATGATAAAGGGGGGAATCG TTGTGTGCAAATACGGAACTGGTTTGACTATCGTAACCATATCTGTATT GTCTTTGAGAAGCTTGGACCAAGCTTATACGATTTTCTTCGGAAAAACAATTACCGGTCATTTCCCATTGATCTTGTCCGAGAGATTGGCAGACAACTATTGGAATGTGTAGCAT TTATGCATGATCTGCACCTTATCCACACTGATTTAAAGCCCGAGAATATTCTTCTTACCTCCCCAGAGTACATTAAAGTTCCTGATTACAGG GCTTCTGCAAGGTCACCAAAAGACAATTCATATTATAAGAGAAttccaaaatcaagtgccatcaaggtgattgattttggcagcACAACTTATGATCGTCAAGATCAGTCGTACATTGTGTCAACTCGTCATTACCGTGCCCCAGAAGTCATTCTAG GGCTTGGATGGAGTTATCCTTGTGATGTATGGAGTGTTGGGTGCATATTGGTTGAGTTATGTTCG GGAGAAGCTCTTTTCCAAACACATGAGAATTTGGAACACCTTGCAATGATGGAGAGGGTACTTGGTCCTCTGCCCCAACATATGCTGAAGAAATCAGA CCGTCATGCTGAAAAATATGTTAGAAGGGGTCGACTTGACTGGCCTGAGGGAGCAACCTCCCGTGATAGTATTAAAGCTGTTAATAAGTTGCCTCGGCTTCAG AATTTAATTATGCAACATGTGGACCATTCGGCTGGGGATTTGATACATCTTCTACAAGGTCTTCTCAAGTATGAGCCGATGGAGAGGCTAACAGCACGTGAGGCCTTGAGGAATCCGTTTTTCACCAGGGATTATCTCAGGAGATCCTGA
- the LOC113742699 gene encoding serine/threonine-protein kinase AFC2 isoform X3 gives MIKGGIVMHDLHLIHTDLKPENILLTSPEYIKVPDYRASARSPKDNSYYKRIPKSSAIKVIDFGSTTYDRQDQSYIVSTRHYRAPEVILGLGWSYPCDVWSVGCILVELCSGEALFQTHENLEHLAMMERVLGPLPQHMLKKSDRHAEKYVRRGRLDWPEGATSRDSIKAVNKLPRLQNLIMQHVDHSAGDLIHLLQGLLKYEPMERLTAREALRNPFFTRDYLRRS, from the exons ATGATAAAGGGGGGAATCG TTATGCATGATCTGCACCTTATCCACACTGATTTAAAGCCCGAGAATATTCTTCTTACCTCCCCAGAGTACATTAAAGTTCCTGATTACAGG GCTTCTGCAAGGTCACCAAAAGACAATTCATATTATAAGAGAAttccaaaatcaagtgccatcaaggtgattgattttggcagcACAACTTATGATCGTCAAGATCAGTCGTACATTGTGTCAACTCGTCATTACCGTGCCCCAGAAGTCATTCTAG GGCTTGGATGGAGTTATCCTTGTGATGTATGGAGTGTTGGGTGCATATTGGTTGAGTTATGTTCG GGAGAAGCTCTTTTCCAAACACATGAGAATTTGGAACACCTTGCAATGATGGAGAGGGTACTTGGTCCTCTGCCCCAACATATGCTGAAGAAATCAGA CCGTCATGCTGAAAAATATGTTAGAAGGGGTCGACTTGACTGGCCTGAGGGAGCAACCTCCCGTGATAGTATTAAAGCTGTTAATAAGTTGCCTCGGCTTCAG AATTTAATTATGCAACATGTGGACCATTCGGCTGGGGATTTGATACATCTTCTACAAGGTCTTCTCAAGTATGAGCCGATGGAGAGGCTAACAGCACGTGAGGCCTTGAGGAATCCGTTTTTCACCAGGGATTATCTCAGGAGATCCTGA
- the LOC113742699 gene encoding serine/threonine-protein kinase AFC2 isoform X4: protein MHDLHLIHTDLKPENILLTSPEYIKVPDYRASARSPKDNSYYKRIPKSSAIKVIDFGSTTYDRQDQSYIVSTRHYRAPEVILGLGWSYPCDVWSVGCILVELCSGEALFQTHENLEHLAMMERVLGPLPQHMLKKSDRHAEKYVRRGRLDWPEGATSRDSIKAVNKLPRLQNLIMQHVDHSAGDLIHLLQGLLKYEPMERLTAREALRNPFFTRDYLRRS, encoded by the exons ATGCATGATCTGCACCTTATCCACACTGATTTAAAGCCCGAGAATATTCTTCTTACCTCCCCAGAGTACATTAAAGTTCCTGATTACAGG GCTTCTGCAAGGTCACCAAAAGACAATTCATATTATAAGAGAAttccaaaatcaagtgccatcaaggtgattgattttggcagcACAACTTATGATCGTCAAGATCAGTCGTACATTGTGTCAACTCGTCATTACCGTGCCCCAGAAGTCATTCTAG GGCTTGGATGGAGTTATCCTTGTGATGTATGGAGTGTTGGGTGCATATTGGTTGAGTTATGTTCG GGAGAAGCTCTTTTCCAAACACATGAGAATTTGGAACACCTTGCAATGATGGAGAGGGTACTTGGTCCTCTGCCCCAACATATGCTGAAGAAATCAGA CCGTCATGCTGAAAAATATGTTAGAAGGGGTCGACTTGACTGGCCTGAGGGAGCAACCTCCCGTGATAGTATTAAAGCTGTTAATAAGTTGCCTCGGCTTCAG AATTTAATTATGCAACATGTGGACCATTCGGCTGGGGATTTGATACATCTTCTACAAGGTCTTCTCAAGTATGAGCCGATGGAGAGGCTAACAGCACGTGAGGCCTTGAGGAATCCGTTTTTCACCAGGGATTATCTCAGGAGATCCTGA
- the LOC113740724 gene encoding lysM domain receptor-like kinase 4: protein MSLFQLIFCCCCLILMIRTAVSQHSYDSSNCTSGIQAPGSNYQCSPNSPSCETFIVYRAQKDYQTLNSIASLFSSSIAEILSYNNFSQVDQNLLQPGYEIVIPVTCFCSEAKFSRAVYQHNASRSDSLSAIACGTFEGLMTAASLRDYNQDFQGDNQSISSIQVPIKCACPNTSDIENGINYLVTYPILEHDNTSLISLKFDIPQKMLADANRLVPFHAIFPQTTLLVPLTYKPFLNPAAIVSSQDEGSSPGVLVPGISETETKSKNLFAILGGVMFAASFCIAMIYGTVCFIWRKNGQDTVKDLSRRAPRWSNFGSEFLDDMSKLKHSFTYFSMEELMVATENFSEGSLLGAGVYRGKIGDSCMVIKQISSREVANNIICILTKINHLNVVKLEGFYDGTLPYLVFELAENGSLRECLSHSNVGKQLTWNIRTQVAFDLAEGLHYLHYCTKPTYVHRNINSRNVLLTADWRAKISGFGSAKPLDVNNEKGKDYSKESAIVGREGYLAPEYLKYGQASTKVDVYAFGVVLIELLSGKEATTNGELLKNFLKSAANKELHQGSPGYLEMLEQFMDPLLEKDYPVDDALYLACLAKACMEEDPLSRPTMNDVLMALSRIL, encoded by the coding sequence ATGTCCCTCTTCCAATTGATCTTCTGCTGCTGCTGCCTGATTCTTATGATCAGAACAGCGGTTTCTCAACACAGCTATGACAGTTCTAATTGTACTTCAGGTATCCAAGCCCCTGGTTCCAACTACCAATGCAGCCCCAATAGTCCTTCATGCGAAACTTTTATAGTTTACAGAGCTCAAAAAGATTATCAAACACTTAATTCCATTGCTTCTCTTTTCAGTTCAAGCATAGCAGAAATCCTATCTTACAACAACTTCTCCCAAGTTGATCAAAATCTACTCCAACCTGGCTATGAAATTGTCATCCCGGTTACATGCTTTTGCTCAGAAGCCAAGTTCTCTCGTGCTGTTTATCAGCATAATGCATCTCGCTCAGACTCTTTATCAGCAATTGCTTGTGGTACTTTTGAAGGGTTGATGACTGCAGCAAGTCTGAGGGACTataatcaagattttcaaggtgACAATCAAAGCATTTCTTCCATCCAAGTGCCTATAAAATGTGCTTGTCCTAATACGTCTGATATTGAAAATGGCATAAATTATCTTGTGACGTATCCCATCTTAGAGCATGATAATACAAGTTTGATTAGTCTGAAATTTGATATCCCGCAGAAAATGTTGGCAGATGCAAACAGATTAGTACCATTTCACGCCATTTTCCCTCAAACAACTTTGCTCGTTCCCTTGACTTACAAACCATTCCTTAACCCTGCTGCTATTGTTTCATCTCAAGATGAAGGATCTAGTCCTGGAGTTTTGGTTCCAGGTATATCAGAAACAGAAACAAAAAGCAAGAACTTATTTGCAATTTTGGGAGGGGTAATGTTTGCTGCCAGCTTTTGTATTGCTATGATCTATGGAACAGTATGCTTCATATGGAGGAAAAACGGCCAAGACACAGTTAAGGACTTGTCCAGAAGAGCTCCAAGGTGGTCAAATTTCGGCTCGGAATTTCTTGATGACATGTCAAAGTTGAAACACTCATTCACATATTTCAGCATGGAGGAACTCATGGTTGCTACAGAGAACTTCAGTGAAGGTTCATTGTTGGGTGCAGGAGTTTATAGAGGCAAAATTGGTGATTCTTGCATGGTAATTAAGCAAATAAGTTCAAGGGAAGTGGCAAATAACATCATTTGCATACTGACAAAGATCAATCATTTAAACGTTGTGAAGCTAGAAGGTTTCTATGATGGAaccttaccttaccttgtgtTTGAGCTTGCTGAAAATGGTAGCTTAAGAGAGTGCCTATCACACTCGAATGTAGGTAAGCAGTTAACTTGGAATATAAGGACCCAAGTAGCTTTTGACCTTGCAGAGGGATTGCACTACTTACATTACTGCACAAAGCCTACCTATGTTCATCGGAACATAAACAGCAGAAATGTTCTTTTGACTGCAGATTGGAGGGCCAAGATTTCAGGGTTTGGATCAGCAAAGCCGCTTGACGTGAATAATGAAAAGGGTAAAGACTACTCGAAAGAATCAGCAATAGTGGGCAGAGAAGGGTATTTGGCACCTGAGTATCTTAAATACGGGCAGGCTTCAACTAAGGTGGATGTCTATGCATTTGGTGTAGTCCTAATAGAGTTGTTATCAGGGAAAGAAGCCACTACAAATGGGGAacttttgaagaattttctcaAATCTGCAGCAAATAAAGAGCTTCATCAAGGTTCTCCAGGCTACTTGGAGATGTTGGAACAGTTTATGGATCCTCTCTTGGAGAAGGATTATCCAGTGGATGATGCCTTATATTTAGCATGCTTAGCCAAGGCCTGTATGGAAGAAGACCCCCTTAGCAGGCCTACCATGAACGATGTGCTGATGGCTCTTTCAAGAATATTATGA